One region of Verrucomicrobiales bacterium genomic DNA includes:
- a CDS encoding TMEM14 family protein, with amino-acid sequence MNATVILWVYIAFLIAGGLMGFIKAGSKASLIASSVLSIPLILCALGYFSLDVAKGFLMFLTVFFGLRFAKGKKFMPMGMMAILSLVALALLFVGATPKV; translated from the coding sequence ATGAACGCTACTGTGATTTTGTGGGTCTACATCGCCTTTCTCATCGCCGGCGGCTTAATGGGTTTCATCAAAGCCGGCAGCAAGGCCTCGCTGATCGCCTCTTCGGTGCTGTCGATCCCGCTAATCCTCTGCGCGCTGGGCTACTTCAGCCTGGATGTCGCCAAGGGCTTCCTAATGTTCCTCACCGTGTTTTTCGGACTGCGCTTTGCCAAAGGAAAGAAATTCATGCCCATGGGCATGATGGCCATTTTGAGCCTGGTAGCCCTGGCGCTGCTGTTCGTCGGTGCCACCCCCAAAGTCTAG
- a CDS encoding glycosyltransferase family 2 protein, with protein MGRQRCTATILTFNEESNLADCLEGLGWADEIVVVDSGSTDRTLEIARRYTHSVWVNPWPGFTEQKNFAASQAAHPWIFNVDADERVTPELQRALVEVLENPRQEGYEVPRANFFLGRHMKWGGWSPDRVLRLYRKDAGRFGGVEPHAKVLLDSAQVGRLEAPLIHFTYRSFAHFVSKQTPYAEATARARMEAGKRYACLPLRIFLKSVWKFFEVYCWKLGLLDGTHGLVAALGYSYRTYLQETILWERTRLPEPSIGETQTRR; from the coding sequence ATGGGCCGACAACGTTGCACAGCCACCATCCTCACCTTCAATGAGGAATCCAATCTCGCCGACTGCTTGGAGGGGTTGGGCTGGGCGGACGAGATTGTGGTGGTGGATTCGGGAAGTACGGATCGGACCTTGGAGATCGCGCGTCGCTACACCCATTCGGTCTGGGTAAATCCATGGCCTGGATTCACTGAGCAAAAGAACTTCGCGGCGAGCCAGGCTGCCCATCCGTGGATCTTCAATGTGGATGCTGATGAGCGGGTGACGCCGGAATTGCAACGGGCATTGGTGGAGGTCTTGGAGAACCCTCGCCAGGAGGGCTATGAGGTGCCGCGGGCCAATTTTTTTCTCGGGCGCCACATGAAGTGGGGAGGGTGGTCGCCGGATCGGGTGCTTCGGCTTTACCGGAAGGACGCAGGACGGTTTGGCGGGGTGGAACCGCACGCCAAGGTTCTGCTCGACTCGGCCCAGGTGGGTCGACTTGAGGCACCGCTGATCCATTTCACCTACCGCTCCTTCGCGCACTTTGTTTCCAAACAAACCCCCTACGCGGAAGCGACGGCCCGAGCTCGGATGGAGGCAGGAAAGCGCTATGCCTGTCTGCCTTTAAGGATTTTTTTGAAGTCGGTTTGGAAGTTCTTTGAGGTCTATTGTTGGAAACTGGGGCTGCTGGATGGGACCCATGGTTTGGTGGCAGCCTTGGGTTACTCTTATCGGACTTACCTCCAGGAAACCATCCTCTGGGAACGCACTCGGCTTCCGGAGCCATCGATTGGCGAGACGCAAACGCGGCGGTAG